A window of the Lactobacillus amylovorus DSM 20531 genome harbors these coding sequences:
- the mreC gene encoding rod shape-determining protein MreC: MKKFLQNKKLLSAFIIVIVVLVVLGGSVSLRKKRNTPLLIQSLGNDIVALGTRIVDVPVGWVSGGLNSAHDILNTQEENNHLKREVTNLGQTKVRNSALEKENRQLKSALKLKDTLSGYTLVNASVISRSPDTWSDLLTINKGSSAGIRKNMAVMCGGGVIGRIVEANAASSKVELITTTDESANRFAVQADAINGKTVHGIITVTSNNNLAFTQVVDGRKLKAGTRVYTSGMGGNSPKGLLIGTVTTTTRDSFGLSDQIRIKPAGDINDPSVVTVIERQVAN; this comes from the coding sequence TATCGTTGTTTTAGTCGTTTTAGGTGGAAGCGTCAGCTTACGCAAGAAACGTAATACACCATTACTGATCCAAAGCTTAGGCAATGATATTGTTGCTTTAGGTACAAGGATTGTTGATGTTCCTGTTGGCTGGGTTTCTGGCGGCTTGAACAGTGCTCATGACATTTTAAATACTCAAGAAGAGAATAATCACTTAAAGCGTGAAGTTACTAACTTGGGTCAAACCAAGGTACGGAATTCGGCTCTTGAAAAAGAAAATCGTCAATTAAAGTCTGCATTGAAACTAAAGGATACATTGAGTGGATATACCTTAGTTAATGCATCAGTGATTTCGAGATCACCTGATACTTGGTCAGATTTATTGACTATTAACAAGGGTAGTTCTGCAGGTATTAGAAAGAACATGGCCGTTATGTGTGGTGGCGGTGTTATTGGCCGAATTGTTGAAGCCAATGCTGCTTCATCTAAGGTTGAATTAATTACTACAACTGATGAATCAGCTAACCGTTTCGCAGTGCAAGCAGATGCCATTAACGGAAAAACAGTGCACGGAATTATTACTGTTACTTCTAATAATAATTTAGCCTTTACTCAAGTAGTTGATGGCCGTAAGTTAAAAGCTGGTACTAGAGTTTACACTAGTGGTATGGGTGGCAATTCACCTAAGGGTTTATTAATTGGTACTGTAACTACTACCACGCGTGATTCTTTCGGCTTGTCTGACCAAATTAGAATTAAGCCAGCAGGCGATATTAATGATCCTTCTGTTGTCACAGTCATTGAAAGACAGGTGGCTAACTAA
- the mreD gene encoding rod shape-determining protein MreD, giving the protein MSIFRKWVLAIAMFVALIIDGICSFYLHQFMNYGSFGAASVILPISMMLIGLFDDTNENEIWLAIGTGIVADVYFYGIIGIYTVFLPVSCWLCQRIARFLPEFFGARLIVILLGTTVFIAYSWLIFKAVGLADASMHALLLSLLVNLGWSTLVFALLYWIWGNLAQDYPFLIDLNAYRV; this is encoded by the coding sequence ATGTCTATTTTTCGTAAATGGGTTTTAGCTATTGCTATGTTTGTCGCATTGATTATCGATGGTATTTGCTCATTTTATTTGCATCAGTTCATGAATTATGGCAGCTTCGGTGCAGCCAGTGTGATTTTGCCAATCAGTATGATGTTGATTGGGCTATTCGATGATACAAATGAAAATGAAATTTGGCTGGCAATCGGTACAGGAATCGTGGCGGATGTTTATTTCTATGGCATTATCGGTATCTATACTGTATTTTTACCGGTTAGCTGTTGGCTTTGCCAAAGAATCGCACGCTTCTTACCTGAATTTTTTGGGGCAAGATTAATAGTAATATTGCTTGGAACTACAGTTTTTATTGCTTATAGTTGGCTGATCTTTAAAGCGGTAGGTTTAGCTGATGCCTCAATGCACGCATTATTATTATCATTATTAGTCAACTTAGGCTGGTCTACTTTAGTTTTTGCTCTTTTGTATTGGATTTGGGGCAACTTAGCACAAGATTATCCATTCTTAATTGATTTGAATGCTTATCGAGTATAA
- a CDS encoding DUF4044 domain-containing protein: MARKKKKKSGFQKLTIVMAWLMAFITLAAVIAGAVGAMANAGMF; encoded by the coding sequence ATGGCACGAAAGAAGAAAAAGAAATCTGGTTTTCAAAAATTGACTATTGTCATGGCATGGCTAATGGCTTTCATTACCTTAGCAGCAGTTATCGCTGGAGCTGTTGGTGCAATGGCCAATGCAGGAATGTTTTAA
- a CDS encoding DUF3397 domain-containing protein — MLYIFLMPIIGLVVAFVINLLFPHAQFRGYDVLPFFFIAGCNLITAHMNQPSFLPYGFLIYFILVIVVSLNDAIKNKNISLSKTLRKLWDYLAACTSLWYVGLLLMMLI, encoded by the coding sequence ATGCTTTATATTTTCCTAATGCCGATTATTGGTTTAGTGGTTGCTTTTGTAATCAATTTATTATTTCCACATGCGCAGTTTAGAGGTTACGATGTTTTGCCATTCTTTTTCATCGCGGGATGCAATTTAATTACGGCGCATATGAATCAACCTTCTTTTTTACCATATGGCTTTTTGATTTATTTTATCTTGGTTATCGTTGTTTCACTGAATGATGCGATAAAGAATAAAAATATTTCTTTAAGCAAAACATTACGCAAATTATGGGACTATTTAGCCGCATGTACTAGTTTATGGTACGTGGGATTATTATTAATGATGCTTATATGA
- the mraZ gene encoding division/cell wall cluster transcriptional repressor MraZ, translating into MFMGEYHHNLDSKGRLIIPAKLREQIGDKMVFTRGMEGCIFGYSMDEWSKIEAKLAKLPLTKRNARKFMRLFYSGAMECEFDKQGRVNLTATLKDHAKLIKECVIIGVSNRIEIWSKERWDSFEEEANEDYDDIAENLDDIEL; encoded by the coding sequence ATGTTCATGGGTGAATACCACCACAATCTGGATAGCAAGGGTCGTTTAATTATACCAGCGAAACTGCGTGAACAGATTGGCGACAAGATGGTGTTCACGCGAGGAATGGAAGGCTGCATTTTTGGCTATTCGATGGACGAATGGTCAAAGATTGAAGCTAAATTAGCAAAACTTCCGTTGACTAAGAGGAATGCGCGTAAATTTATGCGTTTATTCTACTCTGGTGCGATGGAATGTGAGTTTGATAAGCAGGGTCGCGTTAATCTGACAGCAACGCTCAAAGACCATGCTAAACTCATAAAAGAATGTGTCATTATAGGTGTTTCTAACCGAATTGAAATTTGGTCTAAGGAGCGTTGGGATAGCTTCGAAGAAGAAGCTAACGAAGACTATGATGACATTGCTGAAAATTTGGACGACATTGAACTATAA
- the rsmH gene encoding 16S rRNA (cytosine(1402)-N(4))-methyltransferase RsmH, whose protein sequence is MKFKHTSVLLHETIDNLKPKNGGLYVDATFGGGGHARYLLSKIDTGTLIGFDQDEYAIKSAKLNFANLLEPDSEPKLKLVHDNFTNLQRDLVELGYSDGIDGIYYDLGVSSPQFDQADRGFSYRYNARLDMRMDQSQSLDAYQLVNTLSQKELADILYKYGDEKFSRQIAHKIVERRKDKPIVTTFELVDIIKEAIPAYARRTGGHPAKKSFQALRVAVNHELDVLQASLEEAIRVLRPGGRISVITFQSHEDKIVKKIFKKYSEVEVPRGMPFVPDDMKPTLRLVNRKPITASTSELEKNNRSHSAKLRVAEKL, encoded by the coding sequence ATGAAATTCAAACACACCAGTGTACTCTTACATGAAACTATCGACAATTTGAAACCAAAAAACGGTGGTCTTTATGTAGATGCAACTTTTGGCGGTGGTGGGCATGCAAGATATTTGCTCAGCAAAATTGACACCGGTACGTTGATAGGTTTTGACCAAGATGAATACGCAATAAAATCGGCAAAGTTGAACTTTGCTAATTTATTGGAACCGGATAGTGAACCTAAATTGAAGCTCGTACATGACAACTTTACGAATCTGCAGCGGGATCTGGTTGAGCTAGGTTATTCAGATGGCATAGATGGCATATACTATGATTTAGGTGTCTCATCCCCTCAGTTTGATCAGGCTGATCGCGGTTTTTCATACCGCTATAATGCTCGGCTTGATATGAGGATGGATCAAAGTCAAAGCTTAGATGCTTATCAGTTAGTTAATACTTTAAGTCAAAAAGAACTAGCGGATATTTTGTACAAATATGGAGATGAAAAATTCTCCCGTCAAATAGCTCACAAAATCGTGGAAAGACGTAAGGATAAGCCAATTGTGACAACTTTTGAACTGGTTGACATAATTAAAGAGGCAATCCCTGCATATGCACGAAGGACAGGAGGACACCCGGCAAAGAAGAGTTTTCAAGCTTTGCGAGTGGCCGTTAATCATGAATTAGATGTATTGCAAGCTTCTCTGGAAGAAGCAATTAGGGTCTTAAGACCTGGCGGTCGAATCAGTGTGATTACATTCCAGTCTCATGAAGATAAAATCGTTAAAAAGATTTTTAAGAAGTATTCAGAAGTAGAGGTGCCAAGAGGGATGCCTTTTGTACCAGACGATATGAAACCAACGCTGCGTTTGGTTAATCGCAAACCAATTACCGCCTCGACTTCGGAGTTAGAGAAAAATAACCGCTCACACAGTGCAAAACTACGGGTTGCAGAGAAGTTATAA
- the ftsL gene encoding cell division protein FtsL has translation MADSSARRIEYEPSKQNGSKKRQRIILDPRKVPYNWVEKTLLIVGSVITLGMMIFLVSSSISATSAQHELTNTQQSVAKEQNRITDLRQEIGELTSTTRLNKIAREKGLTLINKNIRTIR, from the coding sequence ATGGCTGACAGTTCAGCAAGAAGAATAGAATATGAACCAAGTAAGCAAAATGGTTCTAAGAAACGTCAACGAATTATCCTTGATCCGCGTAAAGTTCCTTATAATTGGGTAGAAAAAACTTTATTAATTGTTGGAAGCGTGATTACGCTTGGGATGATGATTTTTTTAGTTTCTTCTAGCATTTCTGCAACTTCGGCTCAACATGAGTTAACCAATACTCAACAATCAGTTGCTAAGGAACAGAACAGGATTACCGATTTACGTCAAGAAATTGGTGAGTTGACCTCAACTACGCGTTTAAATAAAATTGCTCGCGAAAAGGGCTTAACTCTTATTAATAAAAACATTAGGACAATTCGCTAA
- a CDS encoding penicillin-binding protein, with product MKKNSNLKLQKSKAHSYRFTVGRFLQVAVALVFLVFTARFLYIGISKTVNGENLSERTKELYKRNQVIKATRGTIYDRNGLAIAEESHLYTIYAILDKSSINYKNKPEYVVNKSETAEKLAKVLPMSADKIYQYLTPKHKTFQVQFGTAGSWLTSKQKKKIEAMKLPGIKFLATPSRLYPNGNFASHVVGLAQPIYDKKTNAQNLVGTMGIEAYFNKTLTGTDGYRISSVDASEYQMPNGNQIYKPVKNGNNLYLTLDSQLQSYLESRLTDVQKAYSPTSMTAVVEDMKTGKILAASQRPTFNPQTRKGLTKAYRNILVQDTYEPGSVFKVLSFAAVVNSGNYNPNEYYRSGSVNIGGSTIHDWLTSGWGTIPFSQAFERSSNTGFVKLEQKMGAKTWKKYLKKFHIGEKTGITLPGEQPGFISFKTPVDQAVTAFGQGVNVNVMQMMQAYSSLANNGQMVKPQLVDKITDSNGKTIKGYEIKKVGSPVYSNKTKKIVLANMKKVLNKQSGTGNAYKMGNADIGVKTGTAQIANPKGGGYLKGDSNYIFSVVGVYPASSPRYCIYLTLKQPHLGGGATAEKILASIFKPMMSRIISMSKNDNASTTVEVPNLKGMTYNQAVAKANQIGLNIVKVGSGKKIIDQGIKKGERLESGDKIFVSTSGKVTCPDMRGWSINDLYEFANLTGVKFSMKGTGTVASQDVAKGTEIKAGKKIKVNLKE from the coding sequence ATGAAAAAAAACAGTAATTTAAAATTACAAAAATCCAAAGCCCACAGCTACCGCTTTACAGTGGGGAGATTTCTCCAAGTAGCTGTCGCTTTGGTTTTTCTTGTATTTACGGCTAGATTTTTATATATCGGAATATCTAAGACAGTTAATGGTGAAAATTTATCCGAACGTACTAAAGAGCTTTATAAACGTAATCAGGTTATTAAAGCCACGCGCGGAACCATTTATGATCGAAATGGATTGGCGATTGCGGAAGAATCGCATTTGTACACTATTTATGCAATTTTGGATAAGTCGTCAATCAACTACAAAAACAAGCCAGAATATGTAGTTAATAAATCTGAGACAGCTGAAAAGTTGGCTAAAGTTTTGCCAATGTCGGCGGATAAGATCTATCAATATCTGACGCCAAAGCACAAGACTTTCCAAGTTCAATTTGGTACAGCAGGCAGCTGGTTAACCAGCAAGCAAAAGAAGAAGATTGAGGCAATGAAATTGCCAGGAATTAAATTCTTGGCTACGCCATCTAGACTTTATCCTAATGGTAATTTTGCTTCTCACGTTGTGGGTTTGGCTCAACCTATCTATGATAAAAAGACCAATGCTCAAAACTTGGTAGGTACCATGGGGATTGAAGCCTACTTTAACAAGACTTTGACTGGTACTGATGGTTACCGAATTTCTTCAGTTGATGCATCTGAATATCAAATGCCTAATGGCAATCAGATTTATAAGCCAGTTAAGAATGGTAACAACCTCTACCTGACGCTTGATTCACAACTGCAAAGTTATCTTGAATCGCGTTTGACAGATGTACAAAAGGCTTACAGTCCAACATCAATGACTGCAGTTGTTGAAGATATGAAGACTGGGAAGATTTTGGCAGCTTCACAACGGCCAACGTTTAACCCACAAACTAGAAAAGGTTTAACTAAGGCATATCGTAATATCTTAGTTCAAGATACTTATGAACCGGGTTCAGTATTCAAGGTACTTTCCTTTGCGGCAGTAGTTAACAGTGGCAATTACAACCCTAATGAATACTATCGTTCAGGATCAGTAAATATTGGCGGCTCAACTATTCACGACTGGTTAACTTCTGGTTGGGGTACAATTCCATTTTCACAAGCCTTCGAGCGTTCAAGTAACACTGGGTTTGTTAAGTTGGAACAAAAGATGGGTGCCAAGACCTGGAAGAAATACTTGAAGAAGTTCCATATTGGTGAAAAGACTGGAATTACGCTTCCAGGAGAACAACCAGGCTTCATTTCATTCAAGACGCCAGTTGACCAGGCCGTTACTGCATTTGGTCAGGGTGTAAACGTCAATGTAATGCAAATGATGCAGGCTTACAGTTCACTTGCTAATAATGGTCAAATGGTCAAGCCGCAATTAGTTGATAAGATTACTGACTCAAACGGTAAAACAATTAAGGGCTATGAAATCAAGAAAGTTGGTTCACCAGTTTACAGCAATAAGACCAAGAAAATTGTTTTAGCTAATATGAAGAAGGTACTTAATAAACAATCTGGTACTGGTAATGCCTACAAGATGGGTAATGCTGATATTGGTGTTAAAACTGGTACTGCTCAGATAGCTAATCCAAAGGGCGGCGGTTATTTGAAGGGCGACAGCAACTACATCTTCTCAGTAGTTGGTGTTTACCCTGCAAGCAGTCCACGCTATTGTATTTACTTAACGCTTAAACAACCACATTTAGGTGGTGGTGCTACTGCTGAAAAGATCTTGGCTTCTATCTTTAAGCCAATGATGAGCAGAATCATCTCAATGTCTAAAAACGACAATGCTTCAACTACTGTTGAAGTACCTAACCTTAAGGGCATGACCTATAATCAAGCTGTTGCCAAAGCAAATCAAATTGGTTTGAATATTGTTAAGGTTGGTAGTGGCAAGAAGATTATTGATCAAGGCATCAAGAAGGGCGAAAGATTGGAGTCAGGCGATAAGATATTTGTATCTACATCTGGTAAGGTAACTTGCCCAGATATGCGCGGCTGGAGCATTAATGATTTGTATGAGTTTGCAAACCTCACAGGCGTTAAATTTAGTATGAAGGGAACCGGAACTGTTGCTAGCCAAGATGTGGCTAAAGGGACAGAAATAAAGGCCGGGAAGAAAATAAAAGTTAATTTAAAGGAGTAG
- the mraY gene encoding phospho-N-acetylmuramoyl-pentapeptide-transferase: MNIMLASCIALVSSLILTVIFIPLLIRFMRSHHEGQEIRDEGPKWHQKKSGTPTMGGTVFVIAAGISVIWVAAWQHNLNKVVWILVISLLGYGIIGFLDDGIKLYFKRNLGLRAWQKLALQIIIAIVIVMIASSDHFQFGLYIPFAGVVHSVVLFIIFIIFWLVGFSNAVNLSDGLDGLATGLSVVAYGTYAYIAFKQKNFAVLAFCMSVIGGLIAFFIFNHKPAKIFMGDAGSLALGGGLATVSIMLNRPWSLLLVGIVFVCETASVILQVISFQTTGKRIFKMTPIHHHFEMLGWSEWKVDTVFWIVGLIGSILYLAIWG, translated from the coding sequence ATGAATATTATGCTGGCAAGCTGTATTGCTTTAGTTAGTTCACTGATTTTGACAGTGATTTTTATACCGTTGTTGATTAGATTCATGCGTTCACACCATGAAGGACAAGAAATTCGTGATGAAGGTCCTAAGTGGCACCAGAAAAAATCTGGTACGCCAACTATGGGAGGAACAGTTTTCGTTATCGCTGCTGGTATTTCCGTTATTTGGGTTGCTGCATGGCAACATAATTTGAACAAAGTAGTCTGGATTTTGGTTATCAGTTTGTTGGGCTACGGTATAATTGGTTTCCTTGATGATGGAATCAAACTTTACTTCAAGCGTAATTTAGGTTTGAGAGCATGGCAAAAATTAGCTCTTCAAATTATTATTGCGATTGTAATTGTTATGATTGCTTCAAGTGATCATTTCCAATTTGGCTTGTACATTCCTTTCGCCGGAGTTGTGCATAGCGTAGTTTTATTCATCATTTTCATTATTTTCTGGCTGGTTGGTTTTTCAAACGCTGTTAACTTGTCAGATGGACTTGATGGTTTAGCAACTGGCTTATCGGTTGTGGCCTACGGTACTTATGCTTATATTGCATTTAAACAAAAGAATTTTGCTGTTTTGGCCTTTTGTATGAGTGTAATCGGTGGTTTAATTGCCTTCTTTATTTTCAACCATAAACCAGCTAAGATCTTTATGGGGGATGCTGGTTCCCTTGCTTTAGGTGGCGGTTTGGCTACTGTAAGTATCATGCTTAACAGACCATGGTCACTTTTGCTTGTCGGAATTGTCTTTGTTTGCGAAACTGCTAGTGTAATTTTGCAGGTAATTTCATTCCAAACAACAGGTAAGAGAATCTTTAAGATGACTCCTATTCACCACCACTTCGAAATGCTGGGCTGGTCCGAATGGAAAGTTGACACTGTATTTTGGATTGTTGGTTTAATTGGTAGTATTTTGTATTTAGCGATTTGGGGATAA
- the murD gene encoding UDP-N-acetylmuramoyl-L-alanine--D-glutamate ligase, with translation MKDIKTYTDKNILVLGLGKSGFAVSELLLKLGAKLTLNDKADLDKNEKAQELKARGVRVIGGHHPVDLLEKEHFDYLVKNPGIPYENQMVQKAEELNIPIITEPEIALSCSEAPYVCVTGSNGKTTTVMLTQRILDHHLQKSGHHAYAVGNIGVPISEVVPKATKDDILVVEISSFQLLGVTDIDPKVAAIVDIYHNVHLDYHKTFENYVNAKLNVTRTQTSDDYFIANYDQKDILAQEKKVSPAKMQTFSETDHNADYFIGDEYLESQNEKIMKIADIKLPGIHNLQNSLVAIAISKIMGADNDDIAAVLSTFTGAKHRLQYVTTLDGRKVYNDSKSTNIEAATVAIPAFKEPEVLIAGGLDRGFTFDDLVPLFKKHVKSIVLYGETKYLLADAARKAGIKDIVIVNTLQEAVPRAYELTEPGDVLLFSPACASWDQFRTFEERGDYFVRFVKELKTK, from the coding sequence ATGAAGGATATTAAAACTTATACTGATAAGAATATTTTAGTTTTAGGTTTAGGAAAAAGCGGTTTTGCTGTTAGTGAGTTGCTATTAAAGTTGGGCGCTAAGCTAACTTTAAATGACAAAGCTGATCTTGATAAGAATGAAAAAGCACAAGAATTAAAGGCTAGAGGCGTCCGTGTAATCGGTGGACATCACCCAGTTGACCTTCTTGAAAAAGAACACTTTGATTATTTAGTTAAGAACCCAGGTATACCCTACGAAAACCAAATGGTCCAAAAGGCTGAGGAATTAAATATTCCTATTATTACTGAACCTGAAATCGCATTGAGCTGCAGTGAGGCGCCTTATGTTTGTGTAACAGGTTCAAACGGTAAGACTACTACAGTAATGCTTACTCAAAGAATTTTGGATCACCATTTGCAAAAATCTGGTCACCACGCTTATGCCGTTGGTAACATTGGTGTGCCAATTTCAGAAGTTGTTCCTAAGGCCACTAAAGACGATATCTTAGTAGTGGAAATTTCAAGCTTCCAACTTTTAGGTGTAACTGACATTGATCCTAAGGTTGCAGCTATCGTTGATATTTATCACAATGTTCACTTGGACTACCACAAGACCTTTGAAAATTATGTCAACGCAAAATTGAACGTAACTAGAACCCAAACTAGTGACGATTACTTTATCGCTAACTATGATCAAAAGGACATTTTGGCTCAAGAAAAGAAAGTATCTCCAGCTAAGATGCAAACTTTCTCAGAAACTGATCATAATGCAGATTACTTTATCGGTGATGAATATCTTGAAAGCCAAAACGAAAAGATTATGAAGATTGCTGATATCAAGTTGCCAGGTATCCATAACTTGCAAAACAGTTTAGTAGCGATCGCTATTTCTAAGATTATGGGTGCTGACAATGATGATATTGCGGCAGTTTTAAGCACTTTTACTGGTGCTAAGCATCGTTTGCAATATGTAACAACACTTGATGGTCGAAAGGTTTATAATGATTCTAAGTCAACTAATATTGAAGCTGCTACGGTAGCCATTCCTGCATTTAAGGAACCAGAAGTGTTAATTGCTGGTGGTCTAGATAGAGGATTCACCTTTGACGATTTGGTACCATTATTTAAGAAGCACGTTAAGTCAATCGTTCTTTATGGTGAAACTAAGTATCTTTTGGCTGATGCAGCTAGAAAAGCTGGCATTAAGGATATCGTGATCGTTAATACCCTTCAAGAAGCCGTTCCAAGAGCTTATGAATTGACTGAACCTGGCGACGTATTATTGTTCTCACCAGCTTGTGCTTCATGGGATCAATTCAGAACCTTCGAAGAACGTGGCGATTACTTTGTTAGATTTGTTAAGGAATTAAAGACTAAATAA
- the murG gene encoding undecaprenyldiphospho-muramoylpentapeptide beta-N-acetylglucosaminyltransferase yields the protein MRVIFTGGGTGGHIYPIMAIIERLKERGISKSDEILFVGTQKGLESRIVPAAGVNFKTIKIQGFNRKHPLKNFETIKLFLQATKSARKILQEFKPDVVLGTGGYVSGAMVYEAAKMHIPTMIHESNSVVGLANKFLGHYVDKICYTFDDAAKEFYEKKKLVKTGNPRSQQVLGLHEEKIDLKKEWGLNPQMPTVLVFGGSRGALAINRIMLQSLMTLKKKSYQIIWATGTYYFDSVQKKLKDVDIGTNIKILPYIKNMPELLPQMTCVVSRSGATSIAEFTALGVPVILIPSPNVTHNHQMKNALDLEKAGAALVIPEDDLNPNNFVSSIDHILLDEKYAHEMSKASKALGVPDASDQVIKVMQEISR from the coding sequence ATGAGAGTTATATTTACAGGCGGCGGAACTGGTGGCCACATTTACCCAATCATGGCAATTATTGAACGTTTGAAAGAACGCGGAATTAGCAAAAGCGATGAAATCTTGTTTGTAGGTACGCAAAAGGGTCTAGAATCAAGAATCGTTCCTGCTGCTGGGGTTAACTTTAAAACCATTAAGATTCAAGGCTTTAACCGTAAGCATCCGTTGAAGAACTTTGAGACGATAAAGTTGTTCTTGCAAGCTACCAAGAGTGCACGTAAGATTTTGCAAGAATTTAAACCAGACGTTGTGTTAGGTACTGGTGGTTATGTAAGTGGTGCGATGGTTTATGAAGCTGCCAAAATGCATATTCCAACCATGATCCACGAATCAAACTCTGTAGTTGGTTTAGCTAACAAGTTTTTAGGTCACTATGTTGACAAAATTTGTTACACCTTTGATGATGCTGCCAAAGAATTTTATGAAAAGAAAAAATTGGTTAAGACAGGTAATCCTCGTTCACAACAAGTTTTAGGCTTGCACGAAGAAAAGATCGATTTGAAGAAAGAATGGGGTCTTAACCCACAAATGCCAACAGTGTTGGTCTTTGGTGGTTCACGTGGTGCATTGGCAATCAACCGCATCATGCTTCAGTCATTAATGACACTTAAAAAGAAGTCATATCAAATCATCTGGGCTACAGGTACTTATTACTTTGACTCTGTTCAAAAGAAGTTAAAGGATGTTGATATTGGTACAAACATTAAGATTTTGCCATATATTAAGAACATGCCTGAGCTTTTGCCACAAATGACCTGTGTTGTTTCTAGATCAGGTGCAACCAGTATTGCGGAATTTACTGCATTAGGTGTTCCAGTAATTTTAATTCCAAGTCCAAATGTTACTCATAATCACCAAATGAAGAACGCACTTGATTTGGAAAAAGCTGGTGCAGCATTAGTTATTCCTGAAGATGACTTAAATCCAAATAATTTCGTCTCTTCAATTGATCACATTTTGCTTGATGAAAAATATGCTCATGAAATGAGCAAAGCCTCCAAGGCTTTAGGTGTTCCAGATGCCTCTGATCAAGTAATTAAGGTAATGCAAGAAATTTCTCGTTAG
- a CDS encoding cell division protein FtsQ/DivIB, giving the protein MAKKPVTKIDPRKELSPYLNHEFNQQKNSRKGQAKISASLSSLQAERRRSLRRRLGLIMTVSILAVVGLGCYISPLANISTVKVVGADDLPIKEVVKVSKIKASDKVFDYLFQQKDLSQKLSKKYPEIQSAQAHLGHVNQLILQVNERPTMGYLKDGDNYRKILNNGQIGSKSLTWSKVDQDKPIFVGYNKSGSLKEDLKLFNSLPKNFRNQVKLLSGNTRRNSQIIFVMKDGNVVVGNVVTIKDKVKYYDQIKVKAGKNSLIDLEVGAFSRPLTSSEKRAYGIS; this is encoded by the coding sequence ATGGCCAAAAAGCCGGTAACAAAAATTGATCCAAGAAAAGAATTGTCTCCTTACTTGAATCATGAATTTAATCAGCAGAAAAATAGCCGCAAGGGACAAGCCAAGATCTCTGCCTCGCTTTCTAGTCTGCAAGCCGAAAGACGTCGTTCATTGAGACGCAGACTAGGTTTAATAATGACTGTTTCAATTTTGGCAGTTGTAGGTTTAGGCTGTTATATTTCGCCCTTAGCAAATATTAGTACGGTTAAAGTAGTAGGTGCAGATGATTTGCCAATTAAAGAGGTTGTTAAGGTCTCTAAAATTAAAGCAAGCGATAAGGTTTTTGATTATTTGTTCCAGCAGAAAGACTTAAGTCAAAAGCTGTCCAAGAAATATCCTGAAATTCAAAGTGCACAAGCTCATTTAGGCCATGTTAATCAATTGATTTTACAGGTTAATGAGCGGCCAACAATGGGATATTTGAAAGATGGAGATAATTATCGCAAGATTTTAAATAATGGCCAAATCGGCAGCAAGTCTTTAACTTGGTCAAAGGTAGATCAAGATAAACCTATTTTCGTTGGGTACAACAAATCAGGTTCCTTAAAAGAAGATTTAAAGTTGTTTAATAGTTTACCTAAAAACTTCAGAAATCAGGTAAAATTATTAAGTGGGAACACTAGACGAAATTCGCAAATTATTTTTGTCATGAAAGATGGCAATGTAGTTGTTGGTAATGTTGTTACTATCAAAGATAAGGTTAAATATTACGACCAGATTAAAGTCAAGGCTGGTAAGAACAGCTTAATCGATTTGGAAGTAGGCGCATTTAGTAGACCTTTAACTTCTAGTGAGAAAAGGGCTTACGGTATATCGTAA